In the Osmia bicornis bicornis chromosome 6, iOsmBic2.1, whole genome shotgun sequence genome, TCTGTTTTCACCTGTTGTTTCTGCTGATTAATCTGATTCTGCCTTGATGCAACAACATCAGGCATAACAGCATCAATAAGGGACAATGATTCCACCATTCTCTGTTCAGTGCCATCTTCACCTATTGATATCTCTGCTTCTGTATATTGTAATCCTTTCTGAAGGATTGATAAAAGTGCTGCTGGTGGTACTAATGCTCCATTTATATTACTTTGTGATATATGTGATTCTATACCAAATGTGTATGCAGAATGTTGAAATCCTATAGAAAACagataaagaaatattaattaataagaaaatgatCAAATGGACAATTATAATGAACATTACAAATACATTTCTGTATGTATTCAAACAATTGTATCTCTCTATCATATTTAACTTACATTTCTTAATAATCCACAAAGCAACAAGTTGTTACTTACTATAAACAGTTATCACAAAAGAAACATAaggattatttaaaaaatagatgTATATAAACAATAACAATTCAAATCTCGTTGTACACAATTACTTAGAAAGAGGTTATGAGTACTCGAAAAAACATACCAGACTCTTGCAGGTATCGGTAAACCAAGAAATTAACTTCATCGCTAGAGAAGCTCATCGTTCTTAGCCTTCACGATACTAGCACAACATATTTATAGGAAGTTCCGCCAAAAAGTCGCTTTCATTCAGGTCGGACGCCGAGATTTGCCGCGTCGAGGTCGCTGTGAAAGAAGAACTCGTATATATTATACGCGAAACATTACCATTGGTCACAAAATACGAACCGGAGATGTGTTCTAAAATTCTACATCATTAATTTCGAGTAATTCCATCTTATTTTAGAACTgttcaaaaaaaaagaaataaactaACAGAATCGATTCATGTAAATGTTTTCAGGTGGATTATGAAACGGCGTGACCGTATTTATACAATAAAGCATAATAATGATGTAGCAGCAATAATATGCAATAATACTTTACTGTATATAGaatagtttttaattaaaaataatttgtgaACACTATTGCAGTAAACATTGCGCGTTATGACCGAAAGTTTCAAGTATTTTAATGATGAATACCATTTACAGAAACTTGCCGATAAGTCTGCGATGTTTAACCCTGATTACGAGGAATTCAATACTTCAAAGAGGTTTGTTttgttaagaaaattaaacatattttattaCGTATTTCTTAcgtatttattaaatgaatgGTACATTATAAAAGGGTTAACCTTTATATACAACAGGTTTCATAATCAtttgtttgtaatttttaaatgttcaGTGCACATATCCAAATTTGAAAGATACGTATACCCAATTAtgactaattataatttaacgaaattcatgttaatttaacaaattGTTTTTATATACTTGAATCATTCATTTTGTATAACCTTAGCTCTAAATCTATGAGTACGGATTCCCGGTATTCCTTTGTTAGTTTAGtatttctaaaatttgtaTTCCCTAAAATACGTGTTTACCTGTTCATCATTTTTCTGTTCATCCGAATTCGAAGatcattataattattataatacaatGGTTATTCAAGTTCTCCAGAGATGAGTTACCATGTACCCTTCTTCTTTCGGATCATGTTTGTTAATATGTTAAGTACAATGGGGGTCTTTGGTGACCGACTGATATAATTTAACCATGGAATTAAAAGAGAATTAAAagtaacattaatattatacttattatgcaaagtaagaagcggaaaatttaaattgaaaaatggaaCGTCCGTAACCCGGATAATTGTATAGTGTCCTCTACGGCTGTTTTTACTATGACAGTCAACCTGTCAAATATTGATGTCATGTTTGTACTTTTGATGGTATCGCCcctataattttgttttttgatCATATCACCTAGTTTTCTACAATAAAAGCCACGTGTAATTACAAAAAGCATAATTATCAAATCAGGGCACCGGAGAAGCTGATTGGTCAGCCCAAGGTCACGAAATATACCGTCCATGCCTCGAAGAAACAGGCGGCAGTGCCGTTTCTGTTCTCTTGGTATATAAGTGCATAGTTGTAAGGAAAGCGCGGCAAGTGATCCGCGTTgttttttttctgttattaaaGTTGCTGATATATTCTTTTCAACTTGTTTAAAGGCTCGATTAGGAAAATGACTGTAGAAATCGATAAGGAAGAGTTAAAAAAACGATTGACGCCGATACAGTGGCACGTCACACAGGAAAAAGGGACCGAAAGGTATGTGACGTGAATTTAATTTGCCTCTTACGGAACTGGGTATGCATCACTTCATACGTGTTTCTTTTATAAAGTCACATACAtgtaagtatttttatttacatgaAGAAGTTTTTATGGTCATGGCCTAAGATTTTTTGGAAATTTGTACTTTTTCAATTACTACATAAGCAATATTTTTCGATTGATTATGGTATTCATTGCATATGTTTCAAAAGTGATTTCATGCAACTTATTAATAAGTTTTCTGTGTTGCAACATTTATGAGTAATGCCACAATTTTGAATTGTGAtgaacaatttcaattttattgatttttatttcttgtGCATAACTTTTGATTAATAAtctattattaaaaatctgaattgcatactttaaaatatattacaacACTCGTGATACAGTTTTCCAAAAATATTGTCTGTATGGTGGAAACTGGGTTTACTTTTAGGTTGACATGAGACCAAAATAACTTTTTCAAGAGCATGTGTTGGCTTGACTTTGCGTCATGACCAAGcagtttaaaaataaagtatagGTCTTCATAATTAACTTCCTACTATACAAGCTACTCTATGCTTCTAACCTTTTCTATTTCCTTATACAGACCTTTTACCGGTTGCTACAACAAATTCTATGAAAAAGGCACGTATACCTGCATAATCTGTGATcaagaattattttcttctgaTACAAAGTATGACAGTGGCTGTGGTTGGCCTGCGTTCAATGAAGTATTGGATCAGGGACGAGTCAAATTAACCAAAGATACCTCACACGGTAAGCaaatatatgaattttaattttaatgataattcttTTAGAATTATGCTCGGACTCTTAGTACAATAACACAGTATTTATTACGCATACAATTCTACATTAATTCAAAGTATGTGCTTAAGTGGTACATAGATAAACTTTGCTGTGAAATTTAGTTGATAAATGATAACACTGAATGCTATCACCATAAAGGTTTTATCTGTTTACcatttttaaacattcttcattttttcttacATTCGCTCTATCACAAGACCTCTCCTAAACTCTTAGTTTTGATATTCCTAAGCCTTCCACAATTATTacattctatttaattttttatgatattttataaatagcACAAATGTATGGTTAAACTATTACAATTTCAGCTATTAAAATGTTATGATACATTTTACAATGGTACTTCATATATGCatgtaaattatattattcaaattttatcagtttttttctttatcaCAGATACATGTATcttttttaatgtataaaaataaaataagttgcatagttataatattattatttttataagtttTTCCCAATTGTATTGGTATAAGGAAGGCAGTACTCCTTTTGTCCTTTACCTTGCATGTTATCGCTTAGAGTGTGATTTGTGTTAGACTTACATCATATATTATATACTAAGATCATAGTTAAGTATTACAATTAAcgtttttgtatttcatatggaggaagaaaattaacatttcttATTTTTGCATTATATAGTCTTTTAACATATAGCTTCTgctttacattacattatgatattaatatgattattattattatgaatttGAAGCATAAATGATGTTTTATGATATTCTGAAGTagcttcttttttaaatataattagaTATTTGAGTGATACTactatattataatataaataaaaatcttctAATAAAggtaatataaattatttctatgtgctttaaataatttgtactTGAAAAtgacaaatattattttagttATTTTATTAAGTTACCAAGACAGTTAAATATAGAAGAGCATTTTGGAGAACTTCAATTGGATGAGTAAACAAAGGACCAATGTTATGGGTATTGATTAGAACATGTAGCcactttttcttttgtatgtattatttttattaaaatttatttttttccttaAAGTTATTTAGATTTGTGGTTTTAATACTTATCGCAATCGATCTATtgcttttattaatattagttCATTTGTCTTGGTCCTGCTATTGCTGGAAAAACATTTAAAGTGCGCAAATCAAGGTGTTGGTCTCTACGTTTAATCACACTCTATTCTATTTCCTTTGTATTCCTATTGCTCCGCTACCACCACTTCACTCTCACCATTGACACACGAAAACTGCGTCGACAATTGACGTACAGTTGGTGGAAATCTACTACTGCTGATCGCAAACCCAGATATGGTGCGGACCGAGGTGACCTGCTCAAAGTGTGGTGCACATTTGGGACACGTATTTAACGATGGGCCGAAACCTACAAGGAAACGGTTTTGTATCAACTCAGCATCCATAAACTTCCATCCAGcaggagaagagaagaagacAACATCGTAAAAGTGATaggaaaaaattttcaatgggactttcaaatgttacaaattaattttgtagaaattcaaattatattttcctGTAATTACTTTGTTGTTCTGTGAAAGTTTTGGTACTTTTTCAAAAAGCAAACATGTTAacaacaaatatttttcaacaaaatattaacatttattttatgtgTGCTATGagcaattatttattatccaTATGCCATGAATTCTAAGTATATTTCCGTGCGTTAGGAAACATAGattcattataaaaaaatatgtatatttacatattatgGGTTGATAAAATATATCAGATTAACTTTTGCAATACTGTACTCTTAAACTAGATCTGATTCTGTACATCTAAATGAACGTTAGATAAAACATTTAGCGTGTATAAAAGATCTGATAAGTTAATGTAAAATGTGTAAGaagtaatttataaaaacattctattattttttcatgttATATGTGATGaatataatatgtaaataatgattattatttatttgtcttaataCAGCAAATTATATAGAacgattattattttgtagtTGCTATAGAAAATCCTTTAGTATTTAAGAAAACAAAAAGTATgatctttaattttatattattagtattagtgtaatattttatagaattaGAGTGGAAGGAGGAATATCATTAGAAGaacaagaatttttttttgttataaaatgtttcCTTATATTGTAACGTTTTAAAACAAACTAAAACGTGTTACAGTACAATATATACGCAAATTCTAggcattatttttacaataattcattattcatttactgcttttctttatttttaaattcgacATTGTTAAGTATTAGCTTTCCTGAGAAATCAGATTTTTACCAAATGTTTCCCTGTAATAATGAATGCCAATTTCATTTACAGAGGTACAGTTAAAACggaaatttttattgataaatTGCAAGCCGAAAATTGCTGGTGACacatgtaaataaaataacgaCATCATTACTAGGcctgattttctttttctttcttttttttaataattgagATCTCAAAGCATTTTCAAAAACATCATAAAAAGAGTATTGAAAACATGCGTATACATACTTAATCTGATTTGTGTAGGAACCTATTTTATAGTTCTAAACTGACAATAATACATTTCTTATGGGAATACGTAAATGCACTTGGAACGATAACCGAGATAAAGATGCAAAAACAGTTTATACTTGTCCATATTTTAAGGTCTTGtaatactattttatttttgcaataacaaaataataacaattacTTGAATTTCGCGAATAATACTTAACTTTTATTACAGTAAGGCATATCAATACAACTTTGTACTTTTGTTTATCCCATAAATAAATACTGAATATTCAAAGTACTTGTATGCCTAATTAAggtttattcatttttcaaaaatatggACAAGTCAACTTTGCACCTTATTCGACTCGGTTTtgcgaataaaaataaatcttataGATAGCTGCTTGTAGCTGAAATATACTTAATAACTGACGCAGTAATACAATGACATAAAATGGacgttatttttttttctaaagaTATTTGTGAAAATGCAGGACCTCGTTCAGTACTTCTGATCGAGTTAAATGTCAATTTTGACCCTGAATTGCAAGTTTCTTTTACACAAATgtatgttgtttttttttatttattaatactaGACGTGCACAGTTATTTTGTTTTCTATACCTCCTAAACACTGCTCACAGTACCTAAATAATTTGGAGCAGATGCTGAAATGGAGTAATGTAACAGTTCATATTTTCGCGCAATACTGAGACAAATTTCatacaattaaatattatatagtCCCTGATCCTTTCACAGGTAAATACACATTTATCCTTCAGCATACAGCTCCAAATTTAGGTGTAAGCGCAATACAAACTGAGCTGCTTCGTCTGTCAAGTATAATTAGAcattattgattattataaaaaaaactaATCAGGCTTTTTAATATTACGAAAACAATAAACTCAATAGATAATGaatatattattacatatacGATCATTCGTTACCAAACGATGTAtgctttcattatttttttttcatttttttttcttttattattattatttcttttactttatGCATAATATGTCATTAATCTCTTCGATAGCTATTATATTTCTCACGTGGCGTTCTTTTAGCATTAATGTACGATAAAATCCTATACATAATGAAGATGATAAAGAATAGAAATGACAAGTTCGAAAATCTGTATTTCTTAAACTAAGAATATCCCAAGGTTTCTTTTTTCAGTAATATATGTTTAAGACATAATACAATTAGGAAAGACATTATTACATTTAATGTAGTACAACCATCTAGAAACCTtgtgttttttcttcttttctttatatatGAATATTATGAAACAATAATCTTCTGTTGATTTGTATGTATGCATTTGCTTAgctttaaacaaaatattaaatcatttCATTGATGGTTCAAGATTATAAGGAATCTAGCGCGAGTTTTTTCACGTGTCTAAACATGACAAGACAGGCACTTTATAGTGTCACAAAATGCTCCTATATCTGAACcttgttttaaaatttcgtCGATCATCCGTTCACTTCTTGCAAGACACGTTAGAGACACAACTTACATTTGACCTGTAATCGAAGAACACACGTAACTGGACAATTAGCCCATAAAAAGATGttcttataattatatatatatatatcttagTAACAAGGTCAATATCCCAACGTGTCTAATCAGCGATGCAAATGAGAAAAATTACTTATATATCTTATCTtacaattataaatgaatagCGTTAAATAAGATTTcgcatgtattaaaatttatcataaatttCGTTATATgtgaaatcaattttttcttctgtACTATATATACACATTAACATAATGCAAAAATTGCAGTgtcgaaatattttttttttttaaatctattAAAACTTCAACTTAAATATAACACATAATGATGTCTGCTAACATTTAATGACAAGAACGTGATTCTTGAGAACGTTTAAAACAAGTTAGGCTATCGCTTATTATATCTACGTCATACTGACAGACCAAAGACTGAAAACATATTGCTCTGCTCTCCATAACTTCGTTCAAAAAATATAAGTCTGACACGAAGaccaatttttcttcttcttctacga is a window encoding:
- the LOC114874537 gene encoding methionine-R-sulfoxide reductase B1 isoform X1 — encoded protein: MMNTIYRNLPISLRCLTLITRNSILQRGSIRKMTVEIDKEELKKRLTPIQWHVTQEKGTERPFTGCYNKFYEKGTYTCIICDQELFSSDTKYDSGCGWPAFNEVLDQGRVKLTKDTSHVGGNLLLLIANPDMVRTEVTCSKCGAHLGHVFNDGPKPTRKRFCINSASINFHPAGEEKKTTS
- the LOC114874537 gene encoding methionine-R-sulfoxide reductase B1 isoform X3, with the protein product MPRRNRRQCRFCSLGSIRKMTVEIDKEELKKRLTPIQWHVTQEKGTERPFTGCYNKFYEKGTYTCIICDQELFSSDTKYDSGCGWPAFNEVLDQGRVKLTKDTSHVGGNLLLLIANPDMVRTEVTCSKCGAHLGHVFNDGPKPTRKRFCINSASINFHPAGEEKKTTS
- the LOC114874537 gene encoding methionine-R-sulfoxide reductase B1 isoform X2; the protein is MMNTIYRNLPISLRCLTLITRNSILQRGSIRKMTVEIDKEELKKRLTPIQWHVTQEKGTERPFTGCYNKFYEKGTYTCIICDQELFSSDTKYDSGCGWPAFNEVLDQGRVKLTKDTSHDMVRTEVTCSKCGAHLGHVFNDGPKPTRKRFCINSASINFHPAGEEKKTTS